Sequence from the Rutidosis leptorrhynchoides isolate AG116_Rl617_1_P2 chromosome 3, CSIRO_AGI_Rlap_v1, whole genome shotgun sequence genome:
ATATACAATTACAAAGAAAGAACATGTGGACGGTGATTAATTAGTTAATATCGACATTATTTATAAATTGGTTGTAACTTCACGTTCATGATCTTTATTTATCTATATTTAGTCCACAGGTAACTATGCGTTTTTGAtaaatacttttatttatatttttaaaaatgtaaTTATTGAAGTTGTCTTTAACATGTATGAAAATGTGAAAAAATTGTTGTAGTGCGGATTATTTAGTTGTACATTAATTTTACATGTTAGGAAAGAGTCCGTATAACTTTATTTATAGTCAAACTCTTTGACgtataattattttttattttttgctgAAGATATCTTTCACTCTTTAAAGTGTAGTAAACTAGTAATCTACTGTTTCACCTACAAAAACTATGTATGTGTTCCATTCATAAACTATTTACTGATTACATGTCTTGAacacaaaaaataaaaatacacaATTCTTCGAACAGCCAAAATTTTATAAAACGACAAAAACTCAAACTAGATGCTAGAAAGGCAATAAATTACAACGGGTTTCATAACCAAGAAATTAAATTACAACCTAATTTACCTCTAGTTTTTAACCAGAAACACCATTTCTTCGTTAATTAGTCGTCTATACTGAATTTATTTTCTctagagcaaaaaaaaaaaaaaaaaaaaaaaaaaaaatcaacgaaaaaataaaatcaaaatataaaagatTCAGCACTTTTCATGCTACATGTAGTCGGTAACGTTTTGAGTCAAAAGTTGATCCAACAACAGTTAAAAAAAACCTTGCTATTTTGTCGTTTAATATAGTCTTTGTTAATAATTTGTCGTCTATTAATATGGGCGTCGGAATAAAATCATTTTTCTTTGTAGGTAGTGTTctaaaattttaatcttaattaacaAAGATAACGATAATGATGGTTATGATATTACTCACTTAATCTTGTATTTATTCTCTTGTTTTGATTACTCGTATATTCATACAGTATATATCTGATCATTTACAATTTTTAGGTGGAGGATTTGGAAGCGGAATAATAGATTTGGGAGGATTAGCAGTAACTCACGTGACATCATTCAAGAAAATATGGTCTAACTCATGAAGGTGGACCCAGTGATCTCGGGATAACATTTTATGATCCAGTTTTAATCCCACGTGGTTTTTCAAGTTTAGGATCTTATGCACAATCAAACAACATGCCACTTTTTACACATTTTCATGTCGTAAAAGATGTATCAAATAATCCGTACAAACCAACTCTTAAATCACCCACTGATTACGTTATTAAGTGGACTAGTCACTCGTTAAATATCTCAAAAAGCGGCGAATGTTATGTTTGGTTCCCGATCGCACCATACGGATACAAGGCGATTGGGTACGTGATCACTCGAGAATTTATCAAGCCATTACTTGATCAAGTGAGTTGTGTTCGTATCGATTTTACTGATCACATGTCGGAAGAAACGAGCCCAAATGATCATGTAATGACAATTGCAATTGAAAACCAAAATGTTATTGATATGAACGGGTTACATGTTTATAGTTCCGTGGGCGGGTTTAAGATCGAAAATGAGCGCTTAGGAAAGTTGCAAGGCAGGGGTAAAATTGTAAATGATCTCATGCCGAATTTGGACCAAATTCGAACCTTAATAAAGGCATATGCTCCGGTTATTTATTTCCATCCCGATGAAGAATATCTACCTTCATCGGTTGATTGGATTTGTAGACGTACTTGGATCTTAGATCAAACGTTATACCTAGATTAGAGGTGGAAAACACTAAACTAAGATGAATCGAATACGTAGTTCActttgggatcaatctaaccaacaatatgttgatataatcgacgccttaatgattgtattcggttggggtatgGTCTAGGACGATAGTAACAGCGGAAACCGACGGCAAGAGGGTgtagggtgtgtaacctaacaatgtaACCCGACTTCCCTATTTATATACCATTACAGTGACCATCGGTCGGTGGTCCCTGACCTACGGCCGGTGGTGttcgtccctcgaccgatggtctctaccatcggtcgatggtctgagctgccaaccaaacaACTCAAACCATTTTATGTCAATACACTAATCAAACCAAACACAATGTATTAATGACATAGTCCTTACACGACTGAAATATCAAAGACAAAACGAATAAAACATATTACAATCATAGAACTTGGGATTATGCACCAATAAACTctccctaagacctagttctataaCAAAAGTCTTCAGTCGTCATCCAATTCATTCGTACGGATCAATCACCATATTGTTCAAGTAGCATAGCTTAGCTACtttcacatactgttcagcctgcaccTTGTTCTCACGTCGATAAAGCATACGATTATAATATAACGTGAAAATGTCAGCCTCGGTACATTTTCGCAGCCAaatcggatccaacacacgaatgcaCTCAATATCATTCTCATTCACCTAATCGAGCACAATCACAGCTTCTTCTGAACGATTatcataaaaccaccatctgaatctctgactccaattttgcggcaatttcctcaacggtaccttcttcatagtctttgcccTCTTGTACTTTACGATTCTTCGAGATTCACCAGTTCGAGGATTAACTTTGTAACTAATCATAGGAAACTGTGGCctaaaaccttcccaattcttTGAATTAAACGCAATTCGAATCTTCTTCACCAGTAAAGAAGATAgatcgttcattccacaatacaacATCCTTAACCTGGCAATCTGCATTAGCTCAAAGTACGGTAGTGACTTGAATTCGTGTCCATGTTTAAAATAATCAACACCAAACTCTCGTTTAAccgcaaacatgttgaattcttcaatgtaagCCCAGGCAAGAATCCTTCCTTTCGCACTCTTTCTTAAATTTATcattttcaaatactttggctCAAGCTTCGGTTTCTCACAATACTTCCTAATTCTCAAGATATCTCTCTAatcagcttccaacttctcaacTGATTTATCATTATATTTAACAGGTAAGAAACCTTCAGGAAAAACTTCAGTTCTCTCATTCTCTTTACACCTTCTATTCGAAATCTCATCATTAGTcttaaacaattcatcaaaaccAGGAAAATCTTCATTCTTATCATTTCGATATGTAGGAAAATCTTCATGAGTAACATCTTCAACCAGACCATCAACATCTCTATCACTTAGATCCTCAGTAATCTCTGGACCAAAAGATTCATCCTCAGATGGAGAATCGTCGGACTGTGCGTCAGCAGTTTTAGCTTCCTCTTGCTCTAGACACACCAGTTCGTCCAGCTCATCTCTAGAGAGGTTGTGAGGGATCTCTCCCTCTTCTAgttcatcataaacaacagaattcttgagctcatcctgtttagaaaagaaatcactaaaactataatcaattttaagaggaaATACTGACAGTGCAGTAGCATGTGAAGAACCAGGAGCTTCCATCATTCTGTTTCCAGCTCATCCTTtgtaatatcaatcaaatcaaactTTTCTTCCCAAGCAGTCACCTTTGCAATAGCTGAAGCTGCCAATTCTCTAGCCTGTGCAGCCTCTCTCTTTGCATCAGTCAGCAGCAATGACTGATCACCTACTTTCTTCTGCAACATATCAACTTGCATAGTCAACCGTGCAACA
This genomic interval carries:
- the LOC139900065 gene encoding hypothetical protein At1g04090-like; translation: MNSSPVVTLILFSFIFSFNVATMFNSQDHIHTMFQLPSSLSKWTRDQGGPSDLGITFYDPVLIPRGFSSLGSYAQSNNMPLFTHFHVVKDVSNNPYKPTLKSPTDYVIKWTSHSLNISKSGECYVWFPIAPYGYKAIGYVITREFIKPLLDQVSCVRIDFTDHMSEETSPNDHVMTIAIENQNVIDMNGLHVYSSVGGFKIENERLGKLQGRGKIVNDLMPNLDQIRTLIKAYAPVIYFHPDEEYLPSSVDWICRRTWILDQTLYLD